The following proteins are encoded in a genomic region of uncultured Ilyobacter sp.:
- a CDS encoding ABC transporter permease, with protein MLKYIGKRLLISVATLWVILTILFLLLELMPGSPFNDEKLNRDQKILLDQKYGLDKPLPIRYSRYMQNIVFKGDFGDSYTIQKNYPVIEIINKRLAVSARLGFQALLFGSIIGIVLGAIAAIYRNTIWDTMTTMFAVIGVSVPSYVFALGLSYFLGYKLSWFPFTYDIYSPIESSVLPTMALAMFVVATVARFMRTELVEVLGSDYILLAETKGLTTTKVIARHSIRNALIPVITVLGPLTVGLMTGSLVIERIFGIPGVGDLLVTAISVNDFNVIIAISFFYSIFYIFMMLIIDVLYGVIDPRIRVTGGDSNG; from the coding sequence ATGCTGAAATATATCGGAAAGCGATTACTGATTTCAGTAGCTACCCTGTGGGTCATCCTGACGATACTATTTTTACTTTTAGAACTAATGCCAGGTTCTCCTTTTAATGATGAGAAGCTAAACAGAGATCAGAAAATATTGCTAGATCAAAAGTACGGTTTAGACAAGCCGCTTCCTATAAGATATTCTAGATACATGCAAAATATTGTTTTTAAGGGAGATTTTGGGGATTCATACACTATACAGAAAAACTATCCTGTTATAGAGATTATAAATAAAAGACTTGCTGTCTCTGCCCGTCTTGGGTTTCAGGCACTTTTATTTGGATCAATTATAGGAATAGTCTTAGGGGCCATAGCAGCCATTTACCGTAACACTATATGGGACACCATGACGACAATGTTTGCAGTTATAGGCGTTTCGGTGCCATCCTATGTATTTGCATTGGGGCTCAGTTATTTCTTGGGGTACAAACTATCCTGGTTTCCCTTTACATATGACATCTATTCCCCAATTGAATCTAGTGTCCTTCCTACAATGGCCCTGGCAATGTTTGTAGTAGCTACAGTTGCACGTTTCATGAGAACCGAACTGGTTGAAGTTTTGGGATCAGATTATATTTTACTGGCAGAAACAAAGGGGCTAACAACTACAAAGGTCATAGCAAGACACTCAATAAGAAATGCGTTGATTCCTGTAATAACTGTTTTAGGACCTTTGACCGTTGGTCTTATGACTGGTTCTCTAGTTATTGAAAGAATATTCGGTATACCGGGAGTTGGGGATCTGCTTGTGACTGCAATCAGTGTAAATGATTTTAATGTAATAATAGCAATCTCTTTTTTCTATAGTATATTTTATATATTTATGATGTTGATTATAGATGTGTTATACGGAGTCATTGACCCTAGAATCAGAGTAACAGGAGGGGATTCTAATGGATAA
- a CDS encoding EAL domain-containing protein, whose translation MKKTPTHLKKITKEIFTKIALIVLPLLLVLSFIMDRAYNYEIEKSKKTILAEVSNKTEIFEKTVQSLFQEIFQDIYIIENANEFEDFMENPSYQSLIETRGLFNRYMKNKRDYLQLRFIGIEGKELIRVDRINDQVKVIPDEKLQQKKDRPYFINCIRSGKEGIYISNLDLNMEFGKIVKPYVPVIRFSKPVKDNKGDVIGVVVINYDGQKFIDSFKDYLRDSRELVELFLTDNKGYYLSNEDSHKSFGFMFDGEALDYTVRKEIPELWNEIINSSEKTVELKDRVFHFKKLMPNFRGSVYFEDKNYYWNIIASIKEENIPKMFPEIILFRKNMEFYILFTVFLLSSIIIAILHLKKKESDKLYLTKMILGHVEEAVLITDPKRNILDLNEGFTKMTGYSREEALNLNTKIFSYDKSHPKLYMKIKEQLENGRDWKGELWLRRKDGSKYPAFLTINNIINPKNKKTDYYVSVIKDLSLEKEKEAEIEYLLTHNSKTNLPNEFMFYSFIDEEIKKENEFGVLYVKLKKIDDLEMKYSEEYLSIIYKEIVEKLRVLAGEEGNIAHLSKDVFIVIFKFPEDKYFVNRSLTELASRLKSNMKIRDKDINLEFDFGAVFFPEHGNSSKELLRKAMFSVKALKYYPDRSFLIYQDSLEKKIQRELDIEEHLPLAIKNNELEVYFQPQIDSGKNMLIGAEALLRWNSKVLGSISPAEFIPIAESIGVINKLGMWVVDEVGRLAKALEIDKYKNMKISINLSATDFKNEFLVEDITYILEGHGLNFSQFEIELTEGVLVDDYDYVKAKIRRISDEWDIRGHR comes from the coding sequence GTGAAGAAAACCCCTACTCACCTAAAGAAAATTACAAAGGAAATTTTTACTAAAATAGCCTTGATTGTCCTGCCGTTACTTTTGGTTTTGAGTTTTATCATGGACAGGGCCTATAATTATGAAATTGAAAAATCTAAAAAAACCATTCTTGCTGAAGTTTCAAATAAAACTGAAATTTTTGAAAAAACTGTCCAGTCTCTTTTTCAGGAAATTTTTCAGGATATCTATATAATAGAAAATGCCAATGAATTTGAAGATTTTATGGAAAATCCGAGTTATCAGAGCCTAATAGAAACCCGAGGACTCTTTAACCGTTATATGAAAAACAAAAGGGACTATCTCCAGCTGAGGTTCATAGGTATAGAGGGTAAGGAGCTCATAAGGGTAGATAGGATAAATGACCAGGTGAAGGTTATCCCAGATGAAAAGCTCCAGCAGAAAAAAGACAGACCTTATTTTATAAATTGTATAAGAAGCGGAAAAGAGGGAATTTATATATCTAATCTCGATTTAAATATGGAGTTTGGGAAAATAGTTAAACCTTATGTTCCTGTAATAAGGTTTTCTAAACCTGTAAAAGACAATAAGGGAGACGTAATAGGCGTTGTTGTAATAAACTATGACGGACAAAAGTTTATCGATTCCTTTAAAGACTACCTCAGGGACAGCAGGGAACTTGTAGAGCTTTTCCTCACAGATAACAAGGGGTATTATCTGTCCAATGAAGATTCTCATAAAAGTTTTGGATTTATGTTTGATGGTGAAGCCCTAGACTACACAGTGAGAAAAGAGATTCCAGAATTGTGGAATGAAATTATAAACAGTTCTGAAAAAACAGTTGAACTAAAGGACAGGGTTTTTCACTTTAAAAAACTTATGCCTAACTTCAGAGGCTCAGTTTATTTTGAGGATAAAAATTATTACTGGAATATTATTGCCTCTATAAAAGAGGAGAATATCCCAAAGATGTTCCCGGAAATAATTTTATTTAGAAAGAACATGGAGTTTTATATTCTTTTCACAGTGTTTTTACTAAGCTCGATAATAATAGCTATCCTCCATCTGAAAAAAAAGGAAAGTGATAAGCTTTACTTAACTAAGATGATTTTAGGTCATGTGGAAGAGGCAGTTTTAATAACCGACCCTAAAAGAAACATACTAGACCTGAATGAAGGCTTTACAAAAATGACGGGATATTCAAGAGAAGAGGCATTAAATCTAAACACAAAAATATTCAGCTATGACAAGTCGCATCCCAAATTATATATGAAGATAAAAGAACAACTTGAAAATGGCCGTGACTGGAAAGGGGAGCTCTGGCTCAGAAGAAAAGATGGATCTAAGTACCCGGCATTTCTCACGATAAATAATATAATAAATCCGAAAAATAAGAAGACTGATTATTATGTCTCAGTTATAAAAGACCTTTCACTGGAAAAGGAGAAAGAGGCTGAGATTGAGTATCTTTTGACTCATAATTCAAAAACCAATCTTCCAAATGAATTTATGTTTTACAGCTTTATAGATGAAGAGATAAAAAAAGAAAATGAATTTGGTGTTTTGTATGTGAAATTGAAAAAAATAGATGATCTGGAGATGAAATATTCCGAAGAATATTTAAGTATTATCTACAAAGAAATAGTTGAAAAACTAAGAGTTTTAGCTGGGGAAGAAGGAAATATAGCTCATCTTTCAAAAGATGTCTTTATTGTTATATTTAAATTCCCAGAGGACAAATATTTTGTAAATAGATCTCTCACAGAGCTGGCCTCGAGACTGAAGTCTAATATGAAGATCAGAGATAAGGACATAAATCTAGAATTTGATTTTGGAGCTGTTTTTTTTCCTGAACACGGAAATTCTTCCAAAGAACTTTTGAGAAAGGCTATGTTTTCAGTAAAGGCACTGAAATATTATCCTGACCGAAGCTTTCTTATCTATCAGGATTCCCTGGAAAAAAAGATACAAAGAGAGCTAGACATTGAAGAGCACCTTCCTCTTGCAATAAAAAACAATGAACTTGAGGTGTATTTTCAGCCCCAGATAGACAGCGGAAAAAATATGCTTATAGGGGCGGAGGCCTTGCTTCGTTGGAACAGCAAGGTTTTGGGAAGTATTTCTCCGGCAGAATTTATACCCATTGCTGAGAGTATAGGGGTTATAAATAAGTTAGGCATGTGGGTGGTAGATGAGGTAGGAAGGCTGGCAAAGGCTTTAGAGATTGATAAATATAAAAATATGAAAATTTCAATTAATTTATCAGCTACGGATTTTAAAAATGAGTTTCTCGTAGAGGATATAACATATATTTTAGAGGGGCACGGTCTTAATTTTTCACAGTTTGAAATAGAGCTCACTGAAGGTGTTTTGGTAGATGACTACGATTATGTTAAAGCCAAAATTAGAAGAATTTCAGATGAATGGGATATCCGTGGCCATAGATGA
- a CDS encoding ATP-binding cassette domain-containing protein, giving the protein MNEKDQIILQVRGLKQYFPLGKKSVVKAVDGISFDVYKGETLGLVGESGSGKSTTGRSIIRLYNPTEGEVVFRGEKISGKIDKSIEGMLRTKMQMIFQDPMASLNPRKKVLDIIAQGLDIHGLYENEEERRRKVYEILETVGLAKEHAHRYPHEFSGGQRQRIGIARAVVMEPDFIIADEAISALDVSIQAQVVNLLKKMQKDRNLTYIFIAHDLSMVKYISDRIAVMHLGKIVELGTADMIYHSPIHPYTKSLLSAVPQPNPITERKRKRTYYDKSNIDYDAGKFTEITKGHFVLCTEEELAEWTKQ; this is encoded by the coding sequence ATGAATGAAAAAGATCAGATAATTTTACAGGTGAGAGGCCTCAAGCAATATTTTCCCTTGGGGAAAAAATCAGTTGTAAAAGCAGTGGACGGAATATCCTTTGATGTGTATAAAGGTGAAACCCTTGGACTGGTTGGAGAGAGCGGGTCTGGGAAATCAACAACTGGGAGAAGTATTATCCGTCTGTACAATCCCACAGAGGGAGAGGTTGTTTTTCGGGGTGAGAAAATATCCGGGAAAATCGACAAAAGTATAGAGGGTATGCTAAGGACAAAGATGCAGATGATTTTTCAAGATCCTATGGCATCTTTGAACCCTAGAAAAAAAGTTCTTGATATCATAGCTCAGGGACTTGATATACACGGCCTCTATGAAAATGAAGAGGAACGTAGAAGAAAAGTTTATGAAATACTGGAAACTGTAGGTCTGGCAAAAGAACACGCTCATAGATATCCCCACGAATTCAGTGGTGGACAGAGACAGAGAATAGGAATAGCCAGAGCAGTGGTTATGGAGCCTGATTTTATAATCGCTGATGAGGCTATAAGTGCTCTAGATGTTTCTATCCAGGCACAAGTTGTAAATCTTCTGAAAAAAATGCAAAAGGATAGAAACCTAACTTATATTTTTATAGCCCATGATCTCTCTATGGTAAAGTATATAAGTGACAGGATTGCAGTTATGCACTTGGGAAAAATAGTAGAGCTAGGTACGGCGGATATGATTTATCATTCCCCTATACACCCCTATACGAAATCCCTTCTTTCAGCAGTACCGCAGCCTAATCCTATTACAGAGAGAAAAAGAAAAAGAACATACTATGACAAGAGTAATATAGACTATGATGCCGGGAAATTTACAGAAATAACAAAAGGACATTTTGTCCTCTGTACTGAAGAGGAATTAGCAGAATGGACTAAACAATAG
- the asrB gene encoding anaerobic sulfite reductase subunit AsrB produces MNNTHIPGNPYTPIENVYLPKGYKLISLNKLTEIEWLFRVEYDQEVTFGQFIEISIPRVGEAPLSVTQFNKEEGWIEFLIRKVGKVTDCLFDLKAGDLMFLRGPYGNGFPAEEEYRGKHLIIVAGGSGLAPVRSMINHFYNDEANDTKVDLLLGFKDYDSIIFKDEIKQWKEKFNTLITVDNSCSIDGVCEGLVTKYIPDLELADDIADMEVVIVGPPVMMKYSAMEFLSRGVPKEKIWVSFERKMSCGVGKCGHCKIDETYICLEGPVFRYDEAEKLVD; encoded by the coding sequence ATGAATAATACCCATATTCCAGGAAACCCCTATACCCCTATAGAAAATGTCTACCTACCAAAGGGATACAAGCTTATCTCCCTAAATAAGCTCACAGAGATCGAGTGGCTTTTCAGAGTCGAGTACGATCAGGAAGTAACCTTCGGACAGTTTATCGAAATATCTATCCCAAGAGTTGGTGAAGCCCCACTTTCGGTAACTCAGTTCAACAAAGAGGAGGGATGGATAGAGTTTCTCATAAGAAAGGTGGGAAAGGTAACTGACTGTCTTTTTGACCTAAAGGCGGGAGACTTGATGTTCCTCAGAGGCCCTTACGGGAATGGATTCCCTGCAGAAGAAGAGTATAGAGGGAAGCATCTCATTATCGTCGCAGGAGGATCTGGACTGGCTCCTGTGAGGTCTATGATAAATCATTTCTATAACGATGAAGCTAATGATACAAAAGTTGACCTTCTTTTGGGATTCAAGGACTACGACTCCATTATATTTAAAGACGAGATAAAACAGTGGAAAGAAAAATTTAACACCCTTATAACTGTAGACAATTCATGCAGCATCGACGGTGTGTGCGAAGGATTAGTTACAAAGTATATTCCAGACCTTGAGCTGGCAGATGATATTGCCGACATGGAAGTAGTTATAGTTGGGCCCCCTGTCATGATGAAGTATTCTGCCATGGAATTTCTGAGCAGAGGCGTTCCTAAAGAGAAAATATGGGTTTCATTTGAGAGAAAAATGTCCTGCGGTGTGGGAAAATGTGGTCACTGTAAAATTGACGAAACTTATATATGCCTAGAAGGCCCTGTATTCAGGTATGACGAAGCAGAAAAATTAGTAGATTAG
- a CDS encoding peptide ABC transporter substrate-binding protein encodes MKKHLSLVAFIMVIIFGAVACGKKAETSKKYFRLAKDVEMASMDHHLASDGLSFETIGATIEGLYGIDAAGTPIPAIAESYEVSEDGLNYTFYLRKDAKWSNGDPVTAKDFVFAWRRLVDPVIASEYNFIMDIASVKNASKVISGELKTDELGVKAVDDNTLEVNLEVPVPYFISLMSFPSFFPMNEKFVTEKGDQYAMTPDDLLANGPFKLVEWNRGYGFKLDKNLDYYDASSVKIDGVDIRIIKDNQTAALKFEKNELDMVKLSAELVDKYKSNEALTKMPAGYLWYMAPNFKNEIFSNVNARKALSHAVNKQYIVDNIMNDGSTAADFIVPVDLATGPDAKDFRATSDSYTKYDKEKALEYWNKAKSELKLDKMEIELVFDDFESNKKIAEFVQSELQVNLPGLMVSLKAQPKKNRLALMRSGDYDLGLTRWGPDFADPLTYLGMFETGNPTNYPQYSSEAYDKMIFDVSKGELASKPEARWEMMKTAEKLLVEEDAAVAPLYQRGYSFLKNPKIKNLEYHTVGISFVYKNMTIED; translated from the coding sequence ATGAAAAAACATTTATCCTTGGTCGCCTTTATAATGGTGATCATATTCGGAGCTGTGGCCTGTGGTAAAAAAGCAGAAACGAGTAAAAAATATTTTAGATTGGCAAAAGATGTAGAAATGGCATCTATGGATCATCACCTTGCTTCAGACGGGCTTTCTTTTGAGACGATAGGTGCGACAATAGAAGGACTCTACGGTATAGATGCTGCAGGAACACCTATTCCTGCCATTGCCGAGTCTTACGAGGTTTCAGAGGACGGACTGAATTACACATTTTATCTAAGAAAAGATGCAAAGTGGTCAAATGGAGATCCTGTAACTGCAAAAGACTTTGTTTTTGCATGGAGAAGACTTGTTGATCCGGTTATAGCCAGTGAATATAACTTCATTATGGACATAGCTTCTGTAAAAAATGCTTCAAAGGTAATATCAGGAGAGCTTAAAACAGATGAGCTAGGAGTAAAAGCAGTAGACGACAATACCTTAGAGGTTAATTTAGAGGTTCCAGTACCGTATTTTATAAGTCTAATGTCTTTCCCTTCTTTCTTTCCTATGAATGAAAAGTTTGTGACAGAAAAAGGCGACCAGTATGCTATGACACCTGATGACCTTCTTGCCAACGGACCATTTAAACTGGTGGAATGGAACAGAGGTTACGGATTTAAACTTGACAAAAATCTAGATTACTATGATGCTTCAAGTGTAAAAATAGACGGAGTGGATATACGTATAATAAAGGATAATCAGACGGCTGCCTTAAAGTTTGAGAAAAATGAACTGGATATGGTAAAACTTTCTGCAGAGCTTGTAGATAAGTATAAATCAAATGAGGCTTTGACTAAGATGCCAGCAGGATATCTATGGTATATGGCTCCAAATTTCAAAAATGAAATATTTTCAAATGTTAATGCTAGAAAGGCCCTGTCTCACGCCGTAAATAAACAATATATAGTTGACAATATCATGAATGACGGTTCTACAGCTGCAGACTTTATAGTTCCTGTAGATCTTGCAACAGGTCCTGATGCAAAAGATTTCCGTGCAACTTCTGATTCATATACTAAATATGATAAGGAAAAAGCTTTGGAATATTGGAATAAAGCAAAATCAGAACTAAAGTTAGATAAGATGGAGATAGAGCTAGTATTTGATGACTTTGAAAGTAATAAAAAAATAGCAGAATTTGTACAATCTGAACTTCAGGTAAATCTTCCTGGATTAATGGTAAGCTTAAAGGCTCAGCCAAAGAAAAATCGTCTTGCTTTAATGCGTAGCGGAGATTACGACCTTGGACTTACACGTTGGGGGCCTGATTTTGCAGATCCTCTTACATATTTAGGAATGTTTGAAACAGGTAATCCTACAAACTATCCTCAATATAGCAGTGAGGCTTATGACAAAATGATTTTTGATGTATCAAAAGGAGAGCTTGCATCCAAACCGGAAGCTCGTTGGGAAATGATGAAAACTGCAGAGAAACTTCTTGTAGAAGAAGACGCAGCAGTGGCACCTCTATATCAGAGAGGTTACTCATTCTTGAAAAATCCTAAGATAAAAAATCTAGAGTACCATACAGTGGGAATTTCTTTTGTTTATAAGAATATGACTATCGAAGACTAA
- a CDS encoding EAL domain-containing protein has translation MTTIMLKPKLEEFQMNGISVAIDDFGTGFSSMTHLKKLKFDKIKIDRSFIKDYPKSDNGSIAEIITYLAKRLDINVIAEGAETKEQVEFLRGIGCSYIQGYYYSKPLSASDFKDYIDTYFLNKEQI, from the coding sequence ATGACTACGATTATGTTAAAGCCAAAATTAGAAGAATTTCAGATGAATGGGATATCCGTGGCCATAGATGACTTTGGAACAGGATTTTCATCAATGACCCATCTCAAAAAACTAAAGTTTGATAAGATTAAGATAGACAGATCATTTATAAAAGATTATCCAAAATCTGATAATGGCTCTATAGCCGAGATAATAACATACCTGGCTAAAAGGCTTGACATCAATGTAATCGCAGAAGGAGCAGAGACTAAAGAGCAGGTTGAATTCCTAAGGGGGATAGGATGTTCCTATATACAGGGGTATTATTACAGCAAACCTCTTTCAGCCTCTGATTTTAAGGATTATATAGATACTTATTTTCTAAATAAAGAACAAATTTAG
- the opp3C gene encoding oligopeptide ABC transporter permease, whose translation MDNNIKVYDKEMFERVFSEEKIQKDIVYKGVSFWKDVRLRFKQNKGAIFGIIMITVIIFFAVLGPHMNRHTYRSIEQQHANLPPRIAVVEKFGIFDGTLEDKNIYIEKGLEDVYYWFGTDSLGRDIWTRVWIGTRVSLYIALLAVIIDMLIGMGYGLISGYVGGRTDTVMQRIIEIMSGIPNLVIVTLFVMIMNPGIISISLALVITGWIGMSRVVRSQVLKMKELDFILASKTLGASSKQIITKDLLPNIFGQVIIMSMFSIPNAIFYESFLAFIGLGLQPPMASLGVLISDGYKSVLVYPYMIVTPILVLAFLMLSFNLVADGLRDALDPKMKQQ comes from the coding sequence ATGGATAACAACATCAAGGTATATGACAAAGAGATGTTTGAACGTGTTTTTTCTGAAGAAAAAATACAAAAAGATATAGTCTACAAGGGAGTGAGCTTCTGGAAAGATGTGAGACTCCGTTTTAAGCAAAACAAAGGTGCGATTTTTGGAATTATAATGATCACAGTCATCATATTTTTTGCCGTACTTGGGCCTCATATGAACAGACACACTTATAGAAGCATAGAACAGCAGCATGCAAACCTTCCTCCTAGGATAGCAGTGGTTGAAAAATTTGGAATTTTTGACGGTACCTTGGAAGATAAAAATATATATATTGAAAAAGGCCTTGAGGATGTATACTACTGGTTTGGGACAGACAGTCTAGGAAGGGACATCTGGACCCGTGTATGGATAGGGACTAGAGTCTCTCTTTATATAGCACTCCTGGCCGTAATAATAGATATGCTTATAGGAATGGGCTATGGTTTGATCTCAGGGTATGTGGGGGGCAGAACAGATACGGTGATGCAAAGGATAATCGAGATTATGAGTGGAATACCAAATCTTGTGATAGTTACCTTATTTGTTATGATAATGAACCCGGGAATAATATCTATCTCTCTGGCTCTTGTTATTACTGGATGGATAGGGATGAGTCGTGTTGTCCGTTCTCAGGTTCTAAAAATGAAGGAGCTAGACTTTATACTTGCATCTAAAACTCTAGGTGCCAGTTCTAAGCAGATAATCACAAAGGATCTCCTTCCAAATATTTTTGGACAGGTTATCATTATGAGTATGTTTTCCATTCCGAATGCCATATTCTATGAATCATTTTTGGCCTTTATAGGTCTTGGATTGCAGCCGCCTATGGCGTCTCTCGGAGTACTTATAAGCGATGGATATAAATCAGTACTGGTTTATCCCTATATGATAGTTACTCCTATCCTAGTTCTGGCTTTTCTCATGCTAAGTTTTAATCTCGTTGCAGACGGGTTGAGAGATGCTTTAGATCCAAAAATGAAACAACAATAA
- the asrC gene encoding sulfite reductase subunit C, giving the protein MSLDINRKKVTKNAYRVTKVRDKTTLRVRVPGGEISGELLLKVSEIANNYGNGKVHLTTRQGFEIMGIDWDKIDEVNLVVESLMEGLGINHNDKNKGYPAAGTRNIAACIGNKICPKAQYNTTELAKKIEKKVFPHDFHFKIALTGCPNDCQKIRMHDFGIIGMTLPKLEPHRCISCGRCEKKCKSLSTGAIKMNNYKPVREHDRCIGCGECVLNCPVSAWTRDSKKYYRLAIMGRTGKRNPRLAEDWMIWADEESIIKIIKNTYDYVNEYIDRSLPKEHIGYIVDRTGFMEFKKWALKEVKLPSETVTKDNIYWSGVKYPEIK; this is encoded by the coding sequence ATGAGTTTAGACATAAACAGAAAAAAGGTCACCAAAAACGCCTATAGAGTTACCAAGGTCAGAGACAAGACAACTCTCAGAGTCAGAGTTCCCGGTGGGGAGATTTCTGGTGAACTTCTTCTGAAGGTATCTGAAATCGCAAACAACTACGGTAACGGTAAAGTACACCTTACTACCAGACAGGGCTTTGAGATAATGGGAATTGACTGGGATAAGATAGATGAAGTAAACCTTGTGGTAGAATCTCTTATGGAGGGGTTAGGAATAAACCACAACGACAAAAATAAGGGTTATCCTGCAGCAGGAACTAGAAACATAGCTGCATGTATCGGAAATAAAATATGCCCTAAGGCCCAGTACAACACAACTGAATTAGCTAAAAAAATAGAAAAAAAAGTTTTCCCTCATGATTTTCATTTTAAGATAGCCCTCACAGGTTGTCCCAATGACTGCCAGAAAATAAGAATGCATGACTTTGGAATAATCGGAATGACTTTGCCAAAGCTCGAACCACATAGATGTATCTCTTGTGGAAGATGTGAGAAGAAATGTAAAAGTCTGTCAACTGGTGCAATAAAAATGAATAACTATAAGCCTGTGAGAGAGCATGACAGGTGCATAGGCTGTGGAGAATGTGTATTAAACTGCCCTGTCTCTGCATGGACAAGGGATTCAAAAAAATACTACAGACTGGCTATCATGGGAAGAACAGGAAAGAGAAATCCTAGACTAGCCGAAGACTGGATGATATGGGCTGACGAAGAGTCAATCATAAAAATCATAAAAAACACCTATGACTATGTCAACGAATATATTGATCGTAGCCTTCCCAAGGAGCATATTGGCTATATCGTAGACCGAACCGGATTTATGGAGTTTAAAAAATGGGCTTTAAAAGAGGTTAAATTGCCTTCTGAAACAGTTACAAAGGACAACATTTACTGGAGCGGCGTTAAGTATCCGGAGATAAAATAA
- a CDS encoding NUDIX hydrolase, with amino-acid sequence MRLLKKSVHKSLNSLEGNPYRRIAARGIVLKDSKILMLYTKRYNDYSFPGGGVEPHEDLIEGLKRELIEETGAKDIKVSGHYGIYEEFRPIHYDDFDFMHMTSHFYICTIADELGKSSLEDYEIKNGMSAHWVDIHEAIAHNKEVISKKDEKMGLSIERETQVLELIATELLN; translated from the coding sequence ATGAGATTATTAAAAAAATCTGTTCACAAGAGTCTGAACAGTTTAGAAGGAAATCCCTATAGGAGAATTGCCGCTAGAGGGATTGTTTTAAAAGATTCCAAAATTCTAATGCTCTACACAAAAAGATACAATGACTACAGCTTTCCAGGAGGGGGAGTAGAACCCCATGAGGACCTTATAGAGGGACTGAAAAGAGAGCTTATAGAGGAGACAGGGGCAAAAGATATAAAAGTTTCCGGTCACTATGGCATTTACGAAGAATTCAGACCTATTCATTATGATGACTTTGACTTTATGCATATGACTTCTCACTTTTATATTTGCACTATTGCCGATGAATTGGGAAAATCCAGTTTAGAGGATTATGAGATCAAAAACGGAATGAGTGCTCATTGGGTGGATATCCACGAGGCCATTGCTCATAATAAGGAAGTAATTTCAAAAAAAGATGAGAAAATGGGACTTTCCATCGAAAGAGAAACCCAGGTATTAGAACTCATTGCAACAGAATTATTAAATTAA
- a CDS encoding ABC transporter ATP-binding protein: MVKDKIIEIKDLHVSFQTHNGKVSAIRGVDLDLYEGETLAIVGESGSGKSVTTKVLMGILAKNGMIDQGEVLFEGKDLTRLSKKEMVAIRGKKIAMIFQDPMTSLNPTMTIGKQIAECLIENQGKSKKEAKEKALELINLVGITQPEKRFKQYPHQLSGGMRQRVVIAIALACNPKVLIADEPTTALDVTIQAQIIDLIKDLQDKMKISIIFITHDLGVVANVADRVAVMYAGKIVEYGKSEEIFFDPRHPYTWGLLASMPNLESEGEELYAIPGSPPNLLYPPKGDAFAVRSEYALKIDFEEQPPFFKISDTHYAATWLLHEDAPKVELPHILKEKI; this comes from the coding sequence ATGGTTAAAGATAAAATAATTGAAATAAAAGATTTGCATGTCTCATTTCAGACACATAACGGAAAGGTATCTGCCATAAGAGGAGTCGACCTGGATTTGTATGAAGGGGAAACACTAGCAATAGTAGGAGAAAGTGGATCAGGGAAATCTGTAACGACAAAGGTGCTCATGGGTATTCTGGCAAAAAACGGAATGATTGACCAGGGAGAGGTTTTATTTGAAGGAAAGGACCTCACAAGACTTTCAAAGAAAGAGATGGTAGCTATCCGTGGTAAAAAAATAGCCATGATTTTTCAGGATCCCATGACCTCTCTAAATCCAACTATGACAATAGGAAAGCAGATTGCAGAGTGTCTCATAGAGAATCAGGGTAAATCAAAGAAAGAGGCCAAAGAAAAAGCTCTCGAGCTTATAAACCTTGTAGGAATAACACAGCCGGAAAAAAGATTTAAGCAGTACCCACACCAGCTTAGCGGGGGTATGCGTCAAAGGGTGGTCATAGCCATAGCCCTTGCCTGTAACCCCAAGGTATTGATTGCAGATGAACCTACTACGGCACTAGATGTTACTATACAGGCTCAAATCATTGACCTTATAAAAGACCTTCAGGATAAGATGAAAATTTCTATAATTTTTATTACCCACGACCTTGGAGTAGTGGCAAATGTAGCAGACCGTGTGGCTGTAATGTACGCAGGGAAGATTGTGGAATATGGAAAGTCTGAGGAGATATTTTTTGACCCGAGACACCCCTATACATGGGGACTTTTGGCCTCTATGCCAAACCTCGAGTCAGAGGGAGAGGAGCTTTATGCCATCCCTGGGTCTCCTCCAAACCTTCTTTATCCTCCAAAAGGAGATGCCTTTGCAGTTCGAAGTGAGTACGCACTCAAGATTGATTTTGAAGAACAGCCTCCATTTTTTAAGATAAGCGACACACATTATGCCGCCACTTGGCTGCTTCACGAGGATGCTCCAAAAGTAGAGTTGCCTCATATATTGAAAGAGAAGATTTAG